The Bacillus carboniphilus genome contains a region encoding:
- a CDS encoding thioredoxin family protein encodes MEEITKEELIELFENREVHFIYLYTPLCGTCQMASKMLEVTETILSIKIYKKDLNYIPEHAMNWGVQSVPALIILKEQKIIEKVFAFGSVENIISIINEHQNS; translated from the coding sequence ATGGAAGAAATCACAAAAGAAGAATTAATAGAACTATTTGAAAATCGTGAAGTTCATTTTATTTATTTATATACTCCTCTTTGTGGTACATGTCAGATGGCATCTAAAATGTTGGAAGTGACTGAAACTATACTTTCCATTAAAATATACAAAAAAGATTTGAATTACATACCAGAACATGCAATGAATTGGGGTGTTCAAAGTGTCCCAGCATTAATTATATTAAAAGAACAAAAAATTATTGAAAAAGTGTTTGCTTTTGGATCAGTTGAAAACATTATTTCCATCATTAATGAGCATCAGAATTCATAA
- a CDS encoding toprim domain-containing protein, with protein MSVIEVDKVIIVEGKTDKKKVEMVINEPIEVICTNGTLSIAKLDQLIEELANRDVYIFVDSDYSGDKIRAHFKKEFPEAMHLYVDKSYREVATAPERHVATVLAQANFEVQSQYLSSIKNSDFY; from the coding sequence ATGTCTGTGATTGAAGTTGATAAAGTGATTATTGTTGAAGGAAAGACAGATAAGAAAAAAGTGGAAATGGTCATAAATGAACCCATAGAAGTGATATGTACAAATGGAACGTTAAGCATTGCAAAACTAGATCAGTTGATTGAAGAGTTGGCTAATAGAGACGTATATATATTTGTTGATTCGGATTATTCAGGTGATAAAATTAGAGCGCATTTTAAAAAGGAATTTCCTGAGGCTATGCATCTTTATGTTGATAAAAGTTATCGGGAGGTTGCGACAGCTCCCGAGCGGCATGTTGCAACGGTCTTGGCACAGGCAAATTTTGAGGTCCAGTCACAATATTTGTCCAGTATTAAAAATAGTGACTTTTACTAA
- a CDS encoding YusG family protein → MTFEKQKIDVTDRIIGKFTGNQIELYMEGEPIGQIPQSENSPLNLKNGFEYHNSRFYQFADVTVQPDQKFVDCDEENGWC, encoded by the coding sequence ATGACTTTTGAAAAACAAAAAATAGATGTAACAGACCGAATTATTGGAAAGTTTACTGGTAATCAAATTGAATTATATATGGAGGGAGAACCAATTGGTCAAATCCCTCAATCTGAAAATTCACCCTTAAATCTCAAAAATGGGTTTGAATATCACAATAGTCGTTTTTATCAATTTGCAGATGTTACCGTGCAACCGGATCAAAAATTTGTAGATTGTGATGAAGAGAATGGCTGGTGTTAA
- the gcvH gene encoding glycine cleavage system protein GcvH, with amino-acid sequence MSLPKDLRYSEEHEWVKIEDGKVRIGITHFAQSELGDIVFVELPEVGDEIEADEPFGSVESVKTVSELYAPINGTVLEINEELEDSPEFVNESPYEKAWMVVVEPKDLSEIDSLMTDEQYQKMINED; translated from the coding sequence ATGAGTTTACCTAAAGATTTACGTTATTCAGAAGAACATGAGTGGGTAAAGATTGAAGATGGAAAGGTTAGAATTGGAATCACACATTTTGCGCAGTCAGAACTTGGTGACATTGTTTTTGTCGAGCTCCCTGAAGTAGGAGACGAAATTGAAGCCGATGAGCCTTTTGGAAGTGTAGAATCTGTAAAAACAGTCTCTGAGTTATATGCTCCGATAAATGGTACAGTTTTAGAAATAAATGAAGAATTGGAAGATAGTCCGGAGTTTGTTAATGAATCACCATATGAAAAGGCATGGATGGTGGTTGTTGAACCAAAGGATTTATCAGAAATTGATAGCTTAATGACGGATGAACAATATCAAAAAATGATAAACGAAGATTAA